The genomic window ATGTAAAATAGGGTCCGAGCTTTCCCAGGGGCTTCCCGGCTTCTGTGAAACTCCCCTCATTTGCTTGGAAAACAGTTTTCTAGGCCCCTCCCAGCTGCATGCCCAGCCAGCTGAATCAAAGCCTCAGTGCTTCAGTGAAGTGTCACTGTGCATCCTGTGCTTTTTTAAGTCATTCTCTCTCTGATCGCTGACAGGATCCTGTCAGAGTCTGAAGAACtgaacattaaaatgtcataaactgACCTCCTGATGTTTCATTttagggtgagcagcacaagtcGAGCATCAAGATGGATTACAAATACGATAATGGAATAGAACTGCTGTTGGCTCACATGAATATAGAAGATATCATCAACGCTGCAGAGACTCTGTATCAGcttgaggaagaggaggaaggagcaTTGTCGTCTGAGGAGGAGGGTCTCTCCCAGGAGGAGATGGACGAGAACGAGGAGGCAGGGGACTTGGTGGGTCAGCAGAAGGACTATGTGGACGGGGTTGGTGGTGTTCGGTACGGGACGGTGacagacctcctgtccttcGTCAACCTGCTCTCTAACATGCAGACGGCAGCCCTGCAGCACCTGCCTGAGGAGATGGGCATCCTGCTGAACAAGGTGAGAGGTTTTTGCCTTTTGATTGTGCATCATGTGCATAAAAATCAACTTTCTCTCACATCTGTTAACTGACCTGTTTGCAGAAGGAGATGGCGATAAAAAAAGGCCGCTACCAGATCAACATGGATGTGCTcctgtttccatggaaactgACCTACAAGAATCACGGCTCTGACCTTGTGCCCAAGGGCTCATTTGGGAAAGTCCACTTGGCTCAGGACATCACCACCAGGAAGAGAATGGCTTGCAAACTGGTGAGTCCTGCTGAGCAATAGCTGGAATCCAGCCAGTGCTGACTTCTCGAAAGTGTTACCAGAGGTGCCAAACATTTCACCTGCCAAGTACAACCTGTTCACTGGATTCCTGTGTTTATGTAAGATGAATGTTAAAGTCAACAAGACATCTGGCACGTTTTCCTTTAAATTCAAAAGAGGAACTGTGCTATTAAAAGAAGAaccagtgggttttttttggtaaCAAACTTACAAAATGGGTCAAGACTAATGCAATAATGGAAACTGAGCAGCTGTTGTGACAAAATGAAATCCACGATAAGAAAATCAATACATCGGCATGTTGTGATTTATCCTCCAAGTTCCTGGCACACCTTTCGCAACACTTTGTTCTTTTCTTATCTCTCTGATGCAGCACTCCTCATCTACGGGGAGGTGAAGAgcttgttttctcttttctacATGAGCAATATTGACAAATGAGGGACTGTTTTAGTGTCCTGCCTTGTGTGGTGTTATCATCAGAATTTTATGTTGACACAGCGTATTGTACACACAGTTAAATACACAGAGATGGCTTACTGGCACCAGTTTGTGTGCTTTCTATCTGAGTTACAATAGATTTCCTGCATATCGGCAGACAGGCGTGTAACAAtgcatgtatttatttcatcatcatcatcactatccTCACAGATCCCCATGGAGCACTTCAAAGCAGCCGATGTGGAGTTCCAAGCCCGGTTCCGCCACGAGAACATCGCCGAGCTGTACGGCGCCGTGCTCTGGGACCAGAGTGTCCACCTGTTCATGGAGGCCGGGGAGGGCGGCTCCGTGCTGGAGAAGCTGGACAGCTGCGGGCCCATGAGGGAGTTCGAGATCATCTGGGTGACCAAGCAAGTCCTGCGGGGTCTGGAGTACCTGCACTCACACAATGTCATCCACCACGACATCAAACGTAAgagcaaaggaaaaaaagttctTGCACCTGTGTGTTGCTGATGTATGTGCTGTGTTGTAGTAAACTCACATGGTCCAGGAAATGTTGTAATGTCAGTTTTTACCCTGTTTACGTCAAAGTCAAGCCACAGTTGTACAAGACAGTTGTACTTGTTAATTCTTAGGTGGCGAGCAGGAAAGAGGTGAATCAGTACAAACATCTACAAACCAAGCAGACCACATTCTTACACATGATTGTTGAGTGTTATATAATTTCTCCCTCTGAAGGTCTGATGAGTGCATTTTGAGGAAATGAAGCCAGCCACTGTCTGGCAACTGATAACTTTGATTACAAGAAAATAGGCTAGTTACAGCGGGTGGGGCACGGCTGAGGTTAGATGCGAGGTAGTTTCGCGTTAGTTGAataacagcagcacagacaggaTCAAAGCATTCTCCAGAGCTGTTTGTCAGCCTCATGGCCTGAAGGCTGTTTGTTGTCTGGAAATTCCAGCTTGCTTCTCATGCACTCTTAGGCTTAAATGCAGGGTCCAGAGAAGCAAGTGACTTACGACAATGGCCAGTCTGGTCCTctgacatgttgctgtggttGTGAGTGTTTCCTGCCTGAGATCAAAATATGTAATTATACCTTGGTGAGGTTTTTAAGTGCAATAATGAGACTTTTCACGAAAGGCTCGCCCTCAAATTATCTCTTAAATTCCTTTGCTAAAAGCACGTAACATGCTCGTCTTCGTCTTGGGGGGCCCCTTCCTAGTTGAAATCAATGCAAACAGTGCAAGCTACTTTTCAGTATGTTTGAAAAGTCATTAACTATGACCTACAATGCCAGCCTACAAAGCAAAGCATAAACACTGAAACTACCGTACACAGCAGCCTCCCTGACAGACGGTGCCATAACTattattttctctgtttcctTTAGCCAGTAACATCGTCCTGATGTCAGACAAGGCAGTTTTGGTGGACTTTGGCCTGACGGTGCAGATGACAGAGGATATATACATTCCCAGAGACATGAGAGGAACCGAGGTAAGAAAATAACACATGATCTGATCTCATAAAGCAAACATgtcttctgtttctgtttgtgcttGGTCTAAATCATTACTTGTTTTCATCTCTGATcttaagtgtgtgtttttgctagAAAAAGTAGCACTTTTCTCATGACTCAAGACTCAAGCTAGACTCCCACAGGGATTTAAAGTGGGATTTAAGGAGTCCAAAGTCTTGTCAGCACTTGTCTCTGCCTTTTCCAAAACGATTTAAACCCAGTGATTGGCCAGCGTCGTTGCACAGCAGTCAGTGCACTCATTGACCTCCCTGATGTTAATAATAGTCTGCTTATGCTAAGGAGGTCTCCACACAGATGTAATCAGCACTTTGGAAGTTTTAGGATTAATCCAAGAGTTTTCTCACGTGCCTTTTCTCCCATCATGCATCTGCCTAGCTTTCCCACGttgtgacctgtgtgtgtgtgtgtcggtctATATCGGTCTTTGCACATGCACCCTGGGCCTCTCATGGCTTGGCTTGTGGAAAGTCCCAGGGCAGACACCCAGCAGTAATAATAAGAGAGACAGAACTAGCAAATACACTGGGCTGCTCAGGCTTACGCTAACATGGGAGAGCAGGCTGGAATTTCCAGCAAAGAAAGAGATGGACTCTCTTAGTGTGTTTACTTTTCACACTCCAAAGGCCAACGCGCCTCCTCACTGCCCTtaacctgacacacacagcactggTCTAAAGGTTATCTTGTTTGCTGAGACAGAAAAACCCTTTAACTGCGACGGGTTGTTTCCTGATTGCGGTTTAGCACTGATACATGCATTTGAATGGGAAACCAGTAAATAAGGAAGTACTTATCCTGACATTTTCCTCTGCATCCCCATCATATCTAATTCAtgttgttactttttttttttttttttttagatgtacATGAGTCCAGAGGTGGTTCTGTGTCGAGGACATAACACCAAGACAGACATCTACAGCTTGGGGACCACCATCATTCACATGCAGACTGGGAGCCCTCCATGGGTCCGGAGATACCCACGCACCGCCTACCCATCATACCTCTACATTGTAAGTGGTGTAGTTTTTACGAGCCAAGCTAGCATCCCtgttttggttggttggtcCATGTCTTTGATCTAAATTGAAATAACTTTTATTAACTGATTGCTCCCATTGCAAATACATTTTAGCAAAGACATTCATAGTTCCCAAAGGAAGCTTAGTGACAGGTTATTTAGATTGTTAATCTTGGCTTTATAGCGAAATGTCTCAACGGCTATTGGATAGATCGCCATGAAAGTTTGTGCAGCCATTTATTGTGTATTTACtattaaaactaaaaactgtaattgaggtaaaaaaaaaagggtcttATTCAAGAGTAGAAACACTGAACTGTCTCTACTTGCAGCAAAGCAAGATTTGACCTATTTTCTGACACCACCCCTTGGCcaattattacatttaattcACTGAAACTGCAAGCTTTGGACCTCAGTTTTTATCCATCTGACAGTTTGGTTTCTTTGCAGTTAGCTTCACACCTGCTCAGCAAGGAGAATAGATTTAAACCACACGTACATGCCACAAGTTAGATAGTATCTTTTATGTTGCTGCATCTGAAAAAGTGACACACTTCCGTGACCTTATTTAGGTCTTCCGCAGCCTAGATTAtcatgagattaaaaaaaaaaaaaaaaaggctcaaCGTGACTGACTGCAGGGTGTAACCTTTGGGTCACTTAGTCAGACTACTTCTGTTTATTTGAAAGGTTTTCCATTACATGGGTTCTTGGCTTTCAAGAagtcctgtttctgtttttgaaatGGTTATCAGCTCTTTTGATTTACTCACTTCCTCGTGAAACTGCTGTCATGGAGAAGTAATGCTGCGTGGTGGAGCTGCTGCTACAGGCTGAGCGTAGTTACTTCTCCTTGTTCCGTTTTACCACAGACAAACTTGTTTTACATGCTGCTACTCACAGTGACAAGAAAACTGGGTCACAGCTGCTGGAGGAGTTCCGTGTggcctgttgtttttttctttttgttatttGGAGACACTGACTGtaacttttttcccctctcatgCTGCAGTTTGCTCAAGCCAAGTTTTGCCATATCTCTCTCCCAACAGATCCACAAGCAGGCCCCGCCTCTGGAGGACATAGCAGAGGGCTGCAGCCTGGCCATGCGTTCCTTCCTGGAGCGAGCCCTGGAGAGGAACCCTGCTCTGCGGAGTTCGGCGTCTGAGCTGCTGAAGGACGAGGCCATCAACCCGCCCAGGGAGGATCAGCCGCGTTGCTGGAGTCTTGACTCAGCCCTGGAGGAGGCCAACCACATCATACTACGGCAGCAGAGCCAGCACCACGACACCACACAGGGTAAGCACCTACACGTTAAGGTTAATTTGGTTCCAGTGATTAATAATGATACTTTCCCTATTTAAACATGTACTTCTTTCTCTTTTGCAGAATCTTCTCTGTACTCTGAGGACTCCGGCCACATGCGGAGGAAGGGCTCCTTGTACATTGACCTGGGAGCCTTGTCAGGTTATTGTAAACTGGTGACAGGGCCCCCCACCTCAGAATACGGCTAGCACCTGACCACAGCTCACCCTTTATGTGGCTGAAAGCCAACTGATAATGTACTTTATAGCCGTTTTTAAATGGTTTATTGTCGAAGGACTGATGAATAGATCAGACAGGTGGACAGCTGCAGGTGACATCACTTTTGAAGAACTGCAAGACTCAAGATGACTTGTAATGAATGGAATTAGCTCAACCTTGATGGTGAAATGAGCTGATGTGACTCAACAACACTGCAGGACAGTGGTTGGAACAGATGTATCGTGTATTATTGAGCATTAACTGTTAGCTATTGGTATAACTTCTCAGAGCTCCCTACATTGTTCTATATTTCAGTGTGGCAGTTAACACAGTAATCAAATGtatgctgtttttttctcatgaaACTGTCTAACAGTCTTGAAAAAGAAATTATTTATCACTAAAAATCTGTAAGCTATGTGTTTAAGTATGTGTGCGCTATGCAAACATGTATATGTAGTTCTTAATGGACTTCCTCTTGTTTATTCCTGTGGAATAAGAATAGTATCATGATGCTATGCAAATGGCGCTTCTGTGGAATGCATGTGATATCTAATTTGTGTTTTGTACAT from Epinephelus lanceolatus isolate andai-2023 chromosome 20, ASM4190304v1, whole genome shotgun sequence includes these protein-coding regions:
- the map3k8 gene encoding mitogen-activated protein kinase kinase kinase 8 gives rise to the protein MDYKYDNGIELLLAHMNIEDIINAAETLYQLEEEEEGALSSEEEGLSQEEMDENEEAGDLVGQQKDYVDGVGGVRYGTVTDLLSFVNLLSNMQTAALQHLPEEMGILLNKKEMAIKKGRYQINMDVLLFPWKLTYKNHGSDLVPKGSFGKVHLAQDITTRKRMACKLIPMEHFKAADVEFQARFRHENIAELYGAVLWDQSVHLFMEAGEGGSVLEKLDSCGPMREFEIIWVTKQVLRGLEYLHSHNVIHHDIKPSNIVLMSDKAVLVDFGLTVQMTEDIYIPRDMRGTEMYMSPEVVLCRGHNTKTDIYSLGTTIIHMQTGSPPWVRRYPRTAYPSYLYIIHKQAPPLEDIAEGCSLAMRSFLERALERNPALRSSASELLKDEAINPPREDQPRCWSLDSALEEANHIILRQQSQHHDTTQESSLYSEDSGHMRRKGSLYIDLGALSGYCKLVTGPPTSEYG